CACTCAACTCCTCGGAGGAGGAGCTGCTGGAACTCGCTCTCTATGCATCTAGCGAGGAGACTGGAGATCCAATAGATTTAGCGATTGTAAGAAGAGCTAGAGGGATTAAAACTAAAGGGAAGCGTATTTCATTCACACCCTTCGATCCATCGACGAAGAGAGCGGAGGGAGTCGTTGAGATCGAGGAGAAAAGGATCAGGGTTGTGAAGGGGGCCCCTCAAGTGATCTTGGGGATGTGCGATCCAGATGGGAAGGAGTTTATTGAGGAGAAATTGAACGAGCTAGCTTCGAAGGGATACAGAACATTACTGATAGCAGAGGGAGAGGAAGGATATCCTCTGGAAGTCGCTGGGATAATAGCTCTCTCAGATCCCCCGAGACCTGACTCGGCCGAGCTCATAAAGAGGCTGAAGGAACTCGATGTCAAGCCGAAAATGATCACAGGCGATAGCTTTCCTATAGCCAAGGAGATAGCGAGAATCGTGGGCATAGGTGATATGGGTATCTCTCTCTCAGATCTTAGGAATTTAAATGAATCTAGAGTTTTAGAAGAGATTGAGAGAGCTGATTTCCTTGCTGAAGTCTTTCCTGAGGACAAATATACTGTCGTGAAAAGCTTACAGGCCCTAGGGCATGTAGTTGGGATGACGGGAGATGGTGTAAATGATGCGCCAGCTCTGAAGCAGGCTGAGCTCGGCATAGCAGTAAGCAATGCGACGGATGTCGCTAAAGCATCATCCGGGGTGGTGCTGCTCACCCCTGGGCTTGGTGGGATAGTTGAAGTAATAGTCCAGAGCAGGAAGGTGTATCAGAGGGCCCTGACATGGATAATCAATAAGGTGATAAAGGTAGTTCAGTTCACTCTCCTCCTGGCTATAGGGTTATTCTGGCTGGGGTACGATGTCCTGACGCTCATGGGCATGGCCCTGCTAGTACTCGCTAATGATTTCGCCACAATGTCGCTAGCTACCGATAATGCGAAGCCGACGCTGAGACCAAACAAATGGAATATGAGGAACATAATGCTATCATCAGTTGCCCTGGGCCTTCTCTTACTATCAGAGGCCCTTGTAGCCATTTATATTGGGAAAAAGCTGTTCTCTTTCTCACAGAAGGAGATGCAAACTTTCATATTGCTCACCATGGTTTTCACAAGCCAGTTCAGGGTCATCCTAGTGAGGGAAAGGGGATACTTCTGGAAAAGCAAGCCCGGGAGAGAGTTAATAGCATCGATCTCGATTGTTATAACTGCTTTTCTGTTACTAGGAGCGGTGGGAATAGTAGTAGAGCGGATCCCCTTATCTGCATCTCTTCTCTCCCTAGCGTACTCCGCTGCCTTCACTTTAGGCATCGATCCGGTAAAGGTATTGATCTTCAAGAGGAGCGGCCTCATCACATGATCTCTCATCTTATTAATACAGTGGATATAATCTAATTCGTTAATATCTGGAGCTAAAGGAGGAAAGATTTCACAGCAATTTCTCCGGTCATGGGGACCTCTGGATGGTGCATTGCAGCGTAAAAGAGCTACAAAGCATACTCAAATGGATCCGCTGATGCTGAAACATTTAAAATCAAAGTATCCTTCCTATTATGAGCTCCACATCCTCTCTCTCAGCAATTCTTCTCAGCTCCTTTGCCACATCCTTATCAGCTGTCTGAACGATTAATATCTTCCTGGGCTCCCTACCATATGCTTCCCTGATCTTCTCAGCCTTCCTGAGGAGCTTTTCTATCTTCTCAGGAGATTTCGCATGAGCTGTTATCTCCACGACTATGAGGGGATCCTCCAGGAAGGCATCTATCTCCTCCCCCTCTATGACAGCGGGCTTAAGTTCTCTATCGGTTGGGATCTCCCCGGCCCTCCTCATTCTATCCGTGAGGAACTTCCTGACGAATTCCTCGAATGTCATTCCAGCATACTGGCTCAACTCCCCGAAAACATACATTATGGATGCGCTTAATCCCTCGTAAATGTGATCAATTTTCCTCTCCAAGCGGTTCTGCCCGATTTTAAGCTCCTTTATCTCCTGCCAAATCTTCGTCTGCTCCTCCTTTATGGCTTTTATCTCCTGCCAAATCTTCGATATCTCCTGCCAAATCTTGGTCTGCTCCTCCTTTATCGCCTTTATCTCCTGCCAAATCTTCGATATCTCCTGCCAAATCTTCGTCTGCTCCTCCTTTATCGCCTTTATCTCCTGCCAAATCTTCGATATCTCCTGCCAAATCTTCGTCTGCTCCTCGACCATCAGACTCATCTTTTCTGCCAGCTTCCTGATCTGAAGGGAGAATGATAACTCAGAATAAAGCTCTGCCATCTTTTCCAAGAGCTTTTTTGCTTTCTCAGGATCACTCTCAAGCTCTTTTATAAGCTCATCGACTAGGGACATCGTGATATTCCACCTTTCCAGATAAAAAGATATGTGGTGAAAGCATATTTGAATATTATCCGGGACTCTCATTAATTCATGAGTAGCTCTAATTTGGTCAACTCCTTCGGGGCCCTATTCTCCAGTTCCTTGATTCGGAATAACAATCTTCAGAGTCAGGCTCCAGATCTGGAGGATCTACAAAGCAAGATTTTTTTTGGGAAGAGCCTTTGTCTCGAAGTGATTATATGCTGTACATCGCACTCCCCCATATGCAGATCGTTCTTCTAATAGTCATCGCGATCTTCATTGCTCTCTTCTATGCATTGAGCTCTAAGACCTCGAAAAAATACGTTGAGGGCGCACGTCTAGTGGTCCTCGTGGACAATAATCCTCAAAAGCAGGGACTTAGAACAGCCTGGGGCCTCTCAGTTTACGTTGAGGCTAATGGAATGAGATTGCTCTTCGATACCGGGCCAGAACCGGCTGTCCTGAAGGTTAACGCTGAGGAGCTAGGTGTGGATCTGAGTAAGGTGGATTTCGTCGTAATAAGTCATTCGCATGGGGATCACACGAATGGATTGAAGCTCTTAGCCTCGATTAAGCCTGGAATCGTCGTTTATATTCCACCGGATGAGGGCCTCGAGAGGTACGTTAGGAGCTTGGGCCTGAGGCCAGTTCAAGTTAACAGTACTCTCGAGATAGCCGGAGGGATATACGTAGTTAAACCGCTCTACGGCCCTCCTATCGAGGAGGCCCTAGCCATAGAGACGAGCGGAGGATTAATTATAGTAGTAGGCTGCAGTCATCCCGGTATCGTGAACGTCGTCAGGCAGGCCGCGAGGGATATAGGAGCGAGGCCCTACATCGTTCTAGGAGGGTTCCATATGGCCGGAGCTAAGCCTCAAGAAGTTCAGGGAGTCATATCTCAGCTCCTGGAGATGGGAGTGGAGAGGATATACCCCTTACACTGCAGCGGGGAAGCCATAAGGAGCTACCTCTATGGTGAGAGCTATAGAGGGGGCGGAGTGGGTCTGGAAATAATTCAAGATGTCGTAAACGACTAGGGGAGGCCTTAGATCGGGGAGTAGCTATTTGAGATTATTACGCTTAAATACTTTATTCGAGAGAGTCCATTGCTCCCCAATGAGCTGCCCTTACTATAAAGAACTCACATTATCGTCTCACAATTTCATAGACTCCAAGGTTCTTAAAGGTCTTGACTCTCACTAGCACTCACATTTCTCATTTTTCAAGCTGAATAGGGCTCAGCAATTTTTATAAGACATCCCTCGGCTAAATCCGGAGGGAACCTTGATCGTACTGCCTAAGAAGATCGAGAGGAAGCTGAAGGAGGAAGCTGAGAAAACTGGAGTCTCCGAAGAGGAGCTCGTGCTGGAGGCTCTATCCAAAGCACTTAATGAACCCCTAGATCCGGAGGCAAGGTTAGAAGTCCACTTGAAGCTCTCGGAGAAGTACATGAGGGAAGCGGAGGATCTCCTGGCTAAGGGGGATTACGCTCAGGCTTCCGAGAAAGCCTGGGGAGCCGCCGCTCAGATAGTTAAAGCATTAGCTGCGAGAGAGGGGAAGGAGATAAGGAGCCACAGGGAGCTGAATGAGGAGGTTTCCAGGATATCGAAGGGCACAGGGGATGATGAGATAAGAGCTCTATGGCAGTCTGCGGCAGCGCTTCACCAGAACTTCTATGAAAACTGGCTCCCTCCTGATATGGTCGAGGGAAATATCAGGGATGTGAGGAAGTTTGTGGAGAAGATGAGGAAGCTCTTCTGAGTTCATGGATAGAAGCTACCTAATGCTCAACTAGTGCATCGAACATACAAGCCTTTTACAGAAGCGAGAAAATTCATTTTAAAATGTGTGGAGGAAGGTCTATTCACGCGATCTCGGGGGTGTGAAGTTGAGGCTCTGGTCAATCCATCCCAAGTACTTAGATCGCATCGGTCTAGTTGCCGTTTGGAGGGAAGGTCTATTGGCTAAGCGAGTTCTCGAGGGGAAGACGAAAGGTTACCGAAATCACCCCCAACTCTTGAGATTTAAGGAGAGCGAGAGGCCGCTGGATTCAATCGATGCGTATCTCTTTCAGATATATCTAGAGGCGAGGAGGAGGGGGTATTCGTTCGATATCTCTAAAATAAGGGACATTGAGCTTCTAGGGATTCTGAAAGTAACTAGGGGGCAACTTGAGTTTGAATTCACTCATCTGCTGATAAAATTAGAAATGCGTGATAGGAGGAAGTTCGAGGAGCTGAAGAATTTAGATCTTAGAGACTTGGAGCCCAATCCGATCTTCATAGTAATTGAGGGTGGGGTAGAGAAGTGGGAGAAATCTTCAATATGACTGATAATTCCCTAAAACCGGCTAATTATGAATTAATCGATCATAGCGTTATAATCGCGATTAACGCACTTCAGCTTCATTGAGTATTTAGGCGGCTGAAATCCGCATCGCTCCTTTACTCTGAATCTATCCTCTATCCCTTCTACGATGGGGAAGGAGAAGCTCCGCTCATATATCTTTAAAAAGATCGAGGGAAGCTCCCATGATGCTCCCCCTGATCTTAGCGATCATAACACTACTGATAGCGAGCTTATACGACCTGAAGGATAGGCAGGTCCCCGATGAGCTCTGGGTACCGGGGGTAGCGGTTGGCTTATCCATCAAGGTATTGGAATGGGAGCGAACTGTGAAATTCCTAGAGAATTACTGGCCCTTCCTCCTTCTCCTCGCGATAATGCTCTTAATAGAGTGGTTCCTCTCTACATCAGGTGAGGCTGACCTCCTAGCTTACCTTACACTAGCATCACTGATGTCCGGAAAGTGCTGGTTTCCAGACGCCCTCATCATATACATAGCATCGAAGGTGCTGATGGTCCTAACTCTGCCCTTCCAGTTCTTATTGAACTTGATCACTGTGATGAGGCATCCCGAGTTAATTGAGGGATTCGATGAGCCTATCTGGAGGAAGTTGCTTGCTCTGCTACTATTGACTCCCTACAGGAGGCCTCTCTCCTTCTACGCAACGGTAGCTGAGATTGAGGTGGGAGGGAAGAGGAAGTTCGTCTTGAGAGCTGCTCTCAAACCCATAAGCGATGAGATGCCGGAGGAAGGGAAGTGGATAGCACCCACTTATCCTATGATTCCCTTCATACTGGCTGCGACCATCATAACCGCATTATGCTGAAGTGAAACTGAAAATTCTGAAGGGCTTCAAAACATTTCTACTGCGTCTCCGCGGCATCGAGTAACTCTCTCAGCTCCTTCTTCATAGATCTCCTCTCTATATGGTTCGCAGATGATTTCCCTAAACTTATCTACGGAGCCCTAGGATAATTTCGAGTGCATTTTCTCAGTTCCGCAGTATAACTCGCCCCCTATAACGCTTCAGATTGATCGCTTAAAAGAGATCTTCTCCGGCTCAGAGGGGTTCTATAATCCTCATATGCGGTCAGAACGGCTTCAGAGATGCCTAGGCGCGGCCTCCGCTAATTCCATGAAAGATATCACGGGCACCCCGAATTCTTCTTCAAGTCTTTCGCGCATCTTTCCGATGGATATCACAGTGAATATACCTGAGACATTAGCTCTAGCCTCTCTGCAGAGATTCATCAATGCTCTCATTGCAGCTCCTGTCCTGATTATATCGTCAGCTAGGAGTACGTACTCCCCTCTCCTC
The sequence above is drawn from the Candidatus Korarchaeum cryptofilum OPF8 genome and encodes:
- a CDS encoding plasma-membrane proton-efflux P-type ATPase; translated protein: MEKGLKRISSKEYEKIYPEEVFNILESGKDGLSDEEAERRIQIFGPNAIEERKESPLKGFLRRFWGPMPWLLEVAIILSLLIGHEVEALIIAFLLFINAAIGFAHSQSSERVLELLKSKLAVMAKVIRSGQLKLIDAKNLVPGDLLIIELGDIVPADCKILEGSISVDQSMLTGESLPVDLSAGNIAFSGSIVKRGKAKCIVVNTGADTYFGKTAELVRIARPRSHQQEVMLQITRYSMYLGIVVMIAVSILAYAMHLKNELISILTFDVAILMGCVPVALPAVMTIMQAAGARYLASKGVLVTKLDAVEDAASVDVLCVDKTGTITMNSLEVTSLIPLNSSEEELLELALYASSEETGDPIDLAIVRRARGIKTKGKRISFTPFDPSTKRAEGVVEIEEKRIRVVKGAPQVILGMCDPDGKEFIEEKLNELASKGYRTLLIAEGEEGYPLEVAGIIALSDPPRPDSAELIKRLKELDVKPKMITGDSFPIAKEIARIVGIGDMGISLSDLRNLNESRVLEEIERADFLAEVFPEDKYTVVKSLQALGHVVGMTGDGVNDAPALKQAELGIAVSNATDVAKASSGVVLLTPGLGGIVEVIVQSRKVYQRALTWIINKVIKVVQFTLLLAIGLFWLGYDVLTLMGMALLVLANDFATMSLATDNAKPTLRPNKWNMRNIMLSSVALGLLLLSEALVAIYIGKKLFSFSQKEMQTFILLTMVFTSQFRVILVRERGYFWKSKPGRELIASISIVITAFLLLGAVGIVVERIPLSASLLSLAYSAAFTLGIDPVKVLIFKRSGLIT
- a CDS encoding MBL fold metallo-hydrolase — protein: MQIVLLIVIAIFIALFYALSSKTSKKYVEGARLVVLVDNNPQKQGLRTAWGLSVYVEANGMRLLFDTGPEPAVLKVNAEELGVDLSKVDFVVISHSHGDHTNGLKLLASIKPGIVVYIPPDEGLERYVRSLGLRPVQVNSTLEIAGGIYVVKPLYGPPIEEALAIETSGGLIIVVGCSHPGIVNVVRQAARDIGARPYIVLGGFHMAGAKPQEVQGVISQLLEMGVERIYPLHCSGEAIRSYLYGESYRGGGVGLEIIQDVVND
- a CDS encoding PaREP1 family protein — protein: MIVLPKKIERKLKEEAEKTGVSEEELVLEALSKALNEPLDPEARLEVHLKLSEKYMREAEDLLAKGDYAQASEKAWGAAAQIVKALAAREGKEIRSHRELNEEVSRISKGTGDDEIRALWQSAAALHQNFYENWLPPDMVEGNIRDVRKFVEKMRKLF
- a CDS encoding pyrimidine dimer DNA glycosylase/endonuclease V, which gives rise to MRLWSIHPKYLDRIGLVAVWREGLLAKRVLEGKTKGYRNHPQLLRFKESERPLDSIDAYLFQIYLEARRRGYSFDISKIRDIELLGILKVTRGQLEFEFTHLLIKLEMRDRRKFEELKNLDLRDLEPNPIFIVIEGGVEKWEKSSI
- a CDS encoding prepilin peptidase; translated protein: MMLPLILAIITLLIASLYDLKDRQVPDELWVPGVAVGLSIKVLEWERTVKFLENYWPFLLLLAIMLLIEWFLSTSGEADLLAYLTLASLMSGKCWFPDALIIYIASKVLMVLTLPFQFLLNLITVMRHPELIEGFDEPIWRKLLALLLLTPYRRPLSFYATVAEIEVGGKRKFVLRAALKPISDEMPEEGKWIAPTYPMIPFILAATIITALC